A section of the Suncus etruscus isolate mSunEtr1 chromosome X, mSunEtr1.pri.cur, whole genome shotgun sequence genome encodes:
- the LOC125999379 gene encoding LOW QUALITY PROTEIN: ARL14 effector protein-like (The sequence of the model RefSeq protein was modified relative to this genomic sequence to represent the inferred CDS: inserted 1 base in 1 codon): protein MTSLTFSRLKEECHGAGKTDLEQLWKDWNRRVGSQSFLRGAEEEKEPLEVAVRRLDYFHKQLAKEVPCSKEKQVLLIQKMSEPSDQQSEPSDQQSSLQENETDENSPEKSSQTRQKLSQIQRQSKNLSLENSGPQMTDFDLVPRKLKKKAQMSKKNEDFPEKNKPKRKYDENGKLISNALDLCDCLDKNCVGCFXPCPKCNSRKCGPECRNNRCWVYDDIVDESGDVVSTLPFSVPE from the exons ATGACATCCCTGACTTTTTCCAGGTTGAAAGAAGAATGTCATGGGGCTGGGAAGACAGACTTGGAGCAGCTGTGGAAGGACTGGAATAGGAGGGTTGGGTCACAGAGTTTCCTAAGAGGCGCTGAGGAGGAAAAGGAGCCACTGGAAGTGGCTGTTAGGAGGCTTGACTACTTCCACAAGCAGCTGGCCAAGGAAGTACCTTGCTCCAAAGAGAAGCAGGTACTCT tGATCCAAAAAATGAGTGAGCCATCAGATCAACAGAGTGAACCATCAGATCAACAGAGTTCCCTGCAAGAGAACGAAACAGATGAGAATTCTCCTGAGAAAAGCTCTCAAACCAGGCAGAAGCTATCG CAAATTCAGCGACAGTCAAAAAACCTGTCATTGGAAAACTCTGGACCGCAGATGACCGACTTTGATCTGGTACccagaaaactgaaaaagaaagcaCAGATGTCAAAGAAGAATGAGGATTTTCCTGAGAAAAACAA ACCCAAGAGGAAATATGACGAGAATGGCAAGCTGATCAGCAATGCCCTAGACCTGTGTGATTGTCTGGATAAGAACTGCGTGGGCTGTT TACCCTGCCCCAAGTGCAACTCCAGGAAGTGTGGGCCCGAGTGCCGCAACAACCGGTGCTGGGTATATGATGACATAGTTGATGAGTCCGGGGATGTTGTCAGTACCCTGCCCTTCAGTGTCCCAGAGTAG